In Sardina pilchardus chromosome 10, fSarPil1.1, whole genome shotgun sequence, one genomic interval encodes:
- the fancf gene encoding Fanconi anemia group F protein encodes MEAVLKNLESTAEFIAVSQTEYVKRWDESTVERAFQWSDYCEHIYKKFNTNPTIRTAIENRLRQTNEHLRKTFTEHRDLTFLDLGRCRDVLLVSLLKNPACPCSVLKVILGSFKPNDGCGDSPVSTSFSDLLGFISCKSAGEVLRATNGSRRETAGLCVESLAKGSILREHIEKLLSHKGNESLVGSLLDSLFQPGSENSASDIIAGVLLSCEDLPAHDVTRNLIFSWLQANPNSILNTCQALPVLTLTELAQQSEGFWLAYMGILKTWAWALSYDVTVGEWVASEGSGVPFTTLTEHFRSLLSSGHSLETLRELRELKEGDGGFEEKGLSVWGDVLSELSTGQKLPDAANILWSE; translated from the coding sequence ATGGAGGCTGTTTTGAAAAACCTAGAGAGCACAGCGGAGTTCATAGCCGTGTCCCAGACTGAATATGTAAAGCGGTGGGATGAGAGCACTGTGGAAAGGGCTTTTCAGTGGAGCGACTACTGTGAGCACATTTATAAGAAGTTTAACACAAACCCAACCATTAGAACGGCAATAGAAAACAGACTGCGACAGACCAACGAACACCTACGAAAAACTTTCACAGAACACCGGGATTTGACTTTTCTCGACTTGGGTCGGTGTAGAGATGTGCTGCTGGTGAGTTTATTGAAGAATCCCGCGTGCCCATGTTCTGTTCTAAAAGTTATTTTGGGGAGTTTTAAACCAAACGATGGATGTGGAGATAGTCCCGTGTCAACGAGTTTCTCTGACCTCCTCGGGTTCATTTCTTGCAAGTCAGCTGGCGAAGTCTTACGGGCCACGAACGGTAGTAGGAGAGAGACGGCTGGTTTATGTGTGGAATCTCTGGCGAAAGGTTCGATCTTACGGGAACACATAGAAAAACTTCTCTCGCACAAAGGTAATGAAAGCCTTGTTGGAAGCCTGCTGGACTCTCTTTTTCAGCCTGGCAGCGAGAACAGTGCTTCAGACATTATTGCAGGTGTTCTTCTCTCTTGCGAAGACCTCCCGGCTCATGATGTCACCAGAAACTTAATCTTCTCTTGGCTGCAGGCTAACCCAAACTCAATACTGAACACGTGCCAAGCGTTGCCAGTGTTGACTTTGACAGAATTAGCACAGCAGTCAGAGGGGTTTTGGCTGGCGTACATGGGCATACTGAAAACTTGGGCCTGGGCTCTGTCCTATGATGTGACTGTTGGTGAATGGGTGGCGAGTGAAGGAAGTGGTGTGCCATTCACAACACTCACAGAACACTTCAGGTCTTTACTTTCAAGTGGACATTCCTTGGAGACACTGAGAGAGTTGCGGGAGCTGAAGGAAGGTGACGGTGGCTTTGAAGAGAAGGGCCTTAGTGTATGGGGAGATGTCCTGTCTGAGCTGAGCACAGGTCAGAAGCTACCAGATGCTGCCAATATCCTCTGGTCTGAGTGA